Genomic DNA from Schistocerca americana isolate TAMUIC-IGC-003095 chromosome 6, iqSchAmer2.1, whole genome shotgun sequence:
TAATTATTAAATGAATGTCCATGGAATGTTATTGTTTTAAAGGACTGTGATACCACTACGTTTGTATATAGCTATGTAATCTTTAGTATGTCCTATTTCCTTAAATGTTTGTAATTTCCATCCAACATCTTGAAAGTCTTTATCAAAAGGTGCTGGTTTTGAATGTCTCCCACTACCAATTGTTGGACCAATGATAATGAGCCACCCACCTTCATACGCCTTCAAATAATCATAAAAGGCCgtgttgttattaaaataacaGAAGAGGAGTGCGTGTTCTTTGGGAAGTTTTGTCAGTTCATCATCATCTTTTACAAATCTCAAGGGGATGAATGTGGGCGGTGCATATGGAGATTCCCACCATGCACGGTCTACTTCAACTCCTATTACAGCCAAAC
This window encodes:
- the LOC124619207 gene encoding uncharacterized protein LOC124619207 produces the protein MLCPRQQNHREQIVHSYKNGDWRNILSLLNVDHGECTSCFRHLLWVQPTEEDLLFIGKTMKDENIPLIVSVGCGTGLLEWLITNATGLAVIGVEVDRAWWESPYAPPTFIPLRFVKDDDELTKLPKEHALLFCYFNNNTAFYDYLKAYEGGWLIIIGPTIGSGRHSKPAPFDKDFQDVGWKLQTFKEIGHTKDYIAIYKRSGITVL